A stretch of DNA from Nitrospirota bacterium:
ACCTCTGCGTTGTATACCTTCATTAGTCCTATGAACAGTACGGCCAGTGCCATCGTCAGCGAATAGAATATACCTACCGAAGCATCCAGCTTCAGATACCCCATCCGGTTCAGATACCCTACGATCCATACCGTTAACAGGCTGAATACTATGGCAAAATAGAGCGGGTTCAGATTTATGAGGTAACCGAGTGTAACTCCTGCGAAGGCAGCATGCGATGTACCAGCGCCAATGAAAGTCAATTTCCTGAGGATTACAAATACACCTATAATAGAGCATACCAGGCCGATTATGACAGAAGCAATAATGGCCCTCTGTATAAATTCATAAGAGAGCATTTCAATCATAGGTACCCCGTAATTTTTTGAATCCTTCATGCATGGTGGTAGTCTCCGACTATTACATATGTCCCGCCCTCTTGCTTAGCAACTACTACCTGTTTACCGTATATGTCACTCAGTATCTTTTCATCAAGCACCTCTGCAGGTGATCCTATCGCATGAATCTGTTTATTTATAAGGGCCATTCTGTCCACATAGGGACTGATCATGTTTATATCATGGGTAACAAGGAGTACTGTCAGTTTGAGGTTTTTCTGAAGATTGGAAATAAGTTTAATCATACTGTACTGTGTTGGTGTGTCTATACCAGTGGTCGGTTCATCCATAAGCAGAACCTCCGGCTGCTGGACTAAGGCCCTTGCTATCAGTACTCTTTGCTGCTGCCCGCCTGACAGGTGTCCCAGCGGCGCGTCGGTGAACCGGTCCATTTCCACTTCAATGAGGGCTTTTTTCACAAGTTCGCTGTCATCATTTGAAGGTCTCCTGAACAAACCGATAGAACTGTATCTGCCCATCATAACCGTTTCCCTGACCGTTACAGGAAAGTCATAATCTATTTGACCTTTCTGTGGTATATACCCGATCCGGGACTTGTGGTGACAACGCAGCTTATGACAGGCGCAGTCGAATATCTGAACAGATCCCCGGGATGGACGTACCAGACCAAGAATGGATTTCAGAAGTGTGGTCTTGCCTGATCCATTTGGCCCGATAATGCCAAGAAATTCCCCCTGATAGACTTCGAGGTTAATGTCTGTTAAAGCAGTCCTCTGCTGATAGGCAATTGTTGCATTAGAAAATCTGATTATTACATTTTCCGACATCCGAAATTAAGCCTCCAGCTCTGTACTTTACTGCAGTGCCTCCGCAAGCCGGCTGCCGTTATACTCCATCATTTCAATGTATGTGTCCGTTCCTGGCAGGCCGCCTGGTATTGGAGTGAGAGTAATTACCCTTACCCCTGTCTCATCTGCTATAGCCCTTGGGATGTTTGGATTTAACTGTGGCTCAGAGACCAGGACCTTTATGTTTCCTTTTCTAATCTCGCTGATTAGATTGGCCATGTGTTTTGCAGAGGATTCTGTACCTGCCTGCATCTGGATGTTATCCTCTATCTTCAGATTAAACCTCTGTGCAAAATAAGGCCATGCCGGGTGATGCGTAATAATCCTGCGGTTTTTAACACTACTCAATTTCTTTTCTATATCCTTGCGCATCCTGTCTATCTTTATAAAATATTCGGCCTGATTGGAAAGATAATATTTCCTTCCCTCGGGATCAATCTTTGACAGTGCATCTGTAATATGACGTATCATGCTCTTTGCACGTTCGGGATCGAGCCAGATATGTGGGTTCCCCAGATGGTTGTTATGATGATGCAGGTCTGTGCCTTCGCCTCGTATTAAAGGTATTCCCGTTGATGTGGTAATAGTAATCAAATTGCTGTTCGATGCGTTTTTTATCAGAGACGTTACCCATACCTCAAGACCGAGACCTACTTCCACCAGGACCTGAGCTTCTTTAACAATTATTATGTCACTTGGTTTTGGAGTATAAGTATGTTCACTCTCAAGTCCCGAAAGCAGGCTTCTTACCTCCACCCGTTCGCCGCCAACATTCCTTACAAAGTCTTCCAGAATGTTAAGGGTAGTAACGACCTTTATCTTCTTTGGAGTTGCGGCATGTGAAGTACTGAAGATACTACTTATAAAAATAACCGCAACAGTAAGGTATCTGAAAATGGCAAATAATTTCATAAGGTAACAACTATAGCACAGTCAGAGGTAAAAAATAAGGTGGTGTAACGGGGTCAGGTCTTGATTCTTGACTTTCCATATTCATTAATCAACCTGCTTATCGTAGAATAGTGCATCTTCAGATACTCAGCAACCTCCTTCTGACTAAATCCATATCTCATAATGGCTTCTATAATAGTCAGATTCCGTGACTGTTTTTCCTTTAAGACAGCCGTATCAAATAAGCATTCGAGACTCGGTCTGTTAACGTATCTCTGGCTTCTTGGTACCTCTTTGACATCTTCTTTGCACTTTAAGTAAGTTGTAAATTTCTCAATAAAACAATTATCACCAAGCAGTATCTGGCCACTGACTTTAATCCAGATCGATTCTCTTCCTATCCCGGCCCATACAAATTCTTTAAACTTCTTAGCTGCAGCTATTTTGTTTGTATCAAACTGTCCCAATATCCAGTCTATTGTATGGCATGGATGAGAATAGTCTATTCCGGCAGTTGCTCGATAACTGCTCCATTTCCATTCTTCCGGCCTCTTTACCAAATCCGCTCTCACGGGATTTAAAACCACATATCTGTAAGTTTCAAGCAGATGATTTTCCTTCTGGAGCAATACCGCATTATATCTCCCCTGAAATATGTGCCCAACTCGTTTATACTTTTTGTTAAATAACTGGGTATAGACACCGTTTAACTGCCTCATTCCCCTGGAGAGGTTCCCTTCAGGAGTTTCAATAATGATGTGGTAGTGATTGTTCATAAGACAGTATGCATGGCAAAGCCAATTGTATTTCTCATTCACTTTAGTGAGGAGATCTAAAAATATCAGCCGGTCTTCATTATCCCAGAAAATGGGCTTTCGCTCATTGCCTCTTGATGTAACGTGATACAGAGCACTGCAGTATTCTATTCGCAACGGTCTTGCCATAGTTTTTGATTACCAGATTATAATGCAATTATGGAGATACAGGTACTTTCCGGTCTGCTTAGATTATTAACAGATAATAAGCCAAAAGAATGCCAGATTTAAATAAAGCAATATGTTAGATAAAACAGGATGATCAGATATGTATCCCGATATAGGTTGCACATAGGAAAGTGCACTTAATTTCAACATAGCACATGAGTTTGTTATGTAAGATGGGATGGAACTATTGATTAAGATCAAAATTAAAGACCTGACCCCATTTTACATTTTATGTCAGTCTATCTGCTTTTGCAGCAATAATGAAATCGTTTTCCGAAAGTCCTTTTATTGCATGCGTCCAGAGTTCCACGTCTACCCTGTTATAATGAATGCAGATATCAGGGTGATGCCCCTCGTCTTCAGCCAGGTCAGCCAGTGAATTTACAAATATCATCGCCTCTTTGAAATCCCTGAACTTAAATGACCGGAATAAGTGCCCATCCTTTAAAGTCCATAAAGGGATTTCTTTAATAATCAGGACATCTGCTTCCGCTTTATCAAGAACCGGAGTCCCTCCATCACATGGCACACATCTCTTTTTAAGTAAATCCATTTTAAACAACCTCCTGATTCTTACAACATATTGCCAAACCTATCTGTTAGTGCTCAATGTATTTCAAATCCAGCCCCGCGTCAGACAGGTCTTCTACTCGTCCGTCATACTTGTACAGACTGGTGAAGCCTTTGTCTTCAAGA
This window harbors:
- a CDS encoding zinc ABC transporter substrate-binding protein, which gives rise to MKLFAIFRYLTVAVIFISSIFSTSHAATPKKIKVVTTLNILEDFVRNVGGERVEVRSLLSGLESEHTYTPKPSDIIIVKEAQVLVEVGLGLEVWVTSLIKNASNSNLITITTSTGIPLIRGEGTDLHHHNNHLGNPHIWLDPERAKSMIRHITDALSKIDPEGRKYYLSNQAEYFIKIDRMRKDIEKKLSSVKNRRIITHHPAWPYFAQRFNLKIEDNIQMQAGTESSAKHMANLISEIRKGNIKVLVSEPQLNPNIPRAIADETGVRVITLTPIPGGLPGTDTYIEMMEYNGSRLAEALQ
- a CDS encoding transposase, whose protein sequence is MARPLRIEYCSALYHVTSRGNERKPIFWDNEDRLIFLDLLTKVNEKYNWLCHAYCLMNNHYHIIIETPEGNLSRGMRQLNGVYTQLFNKKYKRVGHIFQGRYNAVLLQKENHLLETYRYVVLNPVRADLVKRPEEWKWSSYRATAGIDYSHPCHTIDWILGQFDTNKIAAAKKFKEFVWAGIGRESIWIKVSGQILLGDNCFIEKFTTYLKCKEDVKEVPRSQRYVNRPSLECLFDTAVLKEKQSRNLTIIEAIMRYGFSQKEVAEYLKMHYSTISRLINEYGKSRIKT
- a CDS encoding metal ABC transporter ATP-binding protein, producing the protein MSENVIIRFSNATIAYQQRTALTDINLEVYQGEFLGIIGPNGSGKTTLLKSILGLVRPSRGSVQIFDCACHKLRCHHKSRIGYIPQKGQIDYDFPVTVRETVMMGRYSSIGLFRRPSNDDSELVKKALIEVEMDRFTDAPLGHLSGGQQQRVLIARALVQQPEVLLMDEPTTGIDTPTQYSMIKLISNLQKNLKLTVLLVTHDINMISPYVDRMALINKQIHAIGSPAEVLDEKILSDIYGKQVVVAKQEGGTYVIVGDYHHA
- a CDS encoding 4a-hydroxytetrahydrobiopterin dehydratase; this encodes MDLLKKRCVPCDGGTPVLDKAEADVLIIKEIPLWTLKDGHLFRSFKFRDFKEAMIFVNSLADLAEDEGHHPDICIHYNRVDVELWTHAIKGLSENDFIIAAKADRLT